In one Nitrosarchaeum sp. genomic region, the following are encoded:
- a CDS encoding DMT family transporter encodes MGMSVLDIARKSHYGYYFIIIAAALAALVHVLSKPMLEVGTSQIEINPIVMAFLVYFICGVFFTPLVKKSPKISKISRRDITFMLLIGITEGAGLITYFYGISTSTAVNASIFSNSEIIFALVIAMLVFKERLHIKECIPFSMIIIGMMIIPIGNDLYQNDFSFSLVTGDLLIIFSGLLYAIDITLCKYLSERFDVKKTVQVVSFTCAAITISIIALFQIPIDIELAQIPNILVMSIAGTGMSTLFFLMGLKLIGAVRTVLLYSTTSIFGIIFSGLILSEVVTFTDIISVVLVLSGIFLLRNRLAETETIGPKHKTSNRSHANHVSFTKKRKTSNVSKWIHNKVAEKISQVFPNSGIG; translated from the coding sequence ATGGGAATGAGCGTATTGGATATTGCAAGGAAATCCCATTATGGGTATTACTTCATTATCATAGCGGCAGCATTAGCAGCATTAGTACACGTACTTAGTAAACCAATGTTAGAAGTTGGAACCAGTCAAATTGAGATCAATCCCATCGTCATGGCATTTTTAGTGTATTTTATCTGTGGGGTATTCTTCACACCGCTTGTAAAAAAATCACCAAAAATTTCCAAAATAAGCAGAAGAGACATCACATTCATGTTATTAATTGGAATTACAGAAGGAGCAGGATTAATTACTTATTTTTATGGAATAAGTACTTCTACGGCAGTAAACGCATCAATATTCAGCAATAGTGAAATCATTTTTGCACTAGTTATTGCAATGTTAGTATTCAAAGAAAGACTACACATCAAAGAATGCATACCTTTTTCAATGATCATCATAGGAATGATGATAATTCCAATAGGAAATGATCTTTATCAGAATGATTTCAGTTTTAGTCTAGTAACAGGAGATTTACTAATAATATTTTCAGGATTATTGTATGCTATAGACATTACTTTATGTAAATATCTAAGTGAACGATTTGATGTAAAAAAAACAGTACAAGTTGTATCATTTACATGCGCTGCAATTACAATCTCAATTATTGCACTATTTCAGATTCCGATTGATATTGAATTGGCACAAATTCCAAATATTTTGGTAATGTCAATAGCAGGTACGGGTATGTCTACATTATTTTTCTTGATGGGTTTGAAGCTAATAGGAGCAGTAAGAACAGTATTGTTATACTCAACCACATCAATATTTGGAATTATTTTTTCAGGATTAATTCTTTCAGAAGTAGTCACATTTACAGATATCATATCAGTAGTTCTAGTATTATCAGGAATATTTTTGCTTAGAAACAGACTTGCAGAGACAGAAACTATTGGTCCAAAGCATAAAACTAGTAACCGTAGTCATGCAAACCATGTATCGTTTACAAAGAAGAGAAAAACATCAAATGTTTCTAAATGGATTCACAATAAAGTTGCTGAAAAGATCAGTCAAGTATTTCCAAATTCAGGCATAGGTTAA
- a CDS encoding helix-turn-helix domain-containing protein, which produces METATSMLQLGNFPVDKANYEEIKEYFSTFGLTPNQVKVFFYLGKVGQRSASDIAKAADIPRSETYHLLTALQNKGIVSATFEHPIKFSALPIQEAIHVLVSTETERLKKLKKSGPILEKLWEKIPGVSIDPNEEPEEKFQVLQGGNQVNSKIFDMILNAKNECRILGSEKDMIKFYHANFLEALKERNIDYKILSPVSKKSQYIFKNMDKTKIKELCPTVKDNLCFLIKDDDEVLFFIKNSTGSNREMRAICTNSETIIYSKSLLFNNYWSNESIGDSN; this is translated from the coding sequence ATGGAAACAGCCACAAGCATGCTACAATTAGGCAATTTTCCCGTAGATAAAGCCAATTATGAAGAGATAAAAGAATATTTCAGTACATTTGGATTGACCCCAAATCAAGTAAAGGTGTTTTTTTACCTTGGAAAGGTAGGTCAACGATCAGCATCAGATATTGCCAAGGCTGCAGATATTCCAAGAAGCGAAACATATCATTTGTTAACTGCATTACAAAACAAAGGAATAGTTTCTGCAACTTTTGAGCATCCAATTAAATTCTCAGCATTACCCATACAGGAAGCAATTCATGTTTTGGTCAGTACAGAAACTGAGCGCCTAAAAAAATTAAAAAAATCAGGCCCAATTTTAGAAAAATTATGGGAAAAAATTCCAGGAGTCTCAATAGATCCCAATGAAGAACCAGAAGAGAAATTCCAAGTACTTCAAGGGGGTAATCAGGTAAATAGCAAGATATTTGACATGATATTAAATGCAAAAAATGAATGCAGAATACTCGGTTCAGAAAAAGACATGATAAAATTTTACCATGCAAATTTCTTAGAAGCATTAAAAGAGCGCAATATTGATTACAAAATACTATCACCTGTTTCAAAAAAATCACAATACATTTTCAAAAATATGGATAAAACAAAAATTAAAGAATTATGCCCAACTGTAAAAGATAATTTGTGCTTTCTGATCAAAGATGATGATGAAGTGTTATTTTTTATTAAAAATTCAACAGGAAGCAATAGAGAGATGAGAGCAATTTGTACCAATTCAGAGACAATAATTTATTCAAAATCTTTATTGTTTAACAATTATTGGTCAAACGAAAGCATAGGAGATTCAAATTGA
- a CDS encoding DUF2203 domain-containing protein, which produces MFSYFTINEANQALPDVIKKFEFTLAKKNEISKLEHEIQTSMSTDSFEVYILLKQKLNSAITTFYEALEMLENTGVVVKSVEQGLLDFPSKRFDQEVWLCWKYGETEIKFWHEKDSGFMGRKPIEVSDESLI; this is translated from the coding sequence ATGTTTTCATATTTTACCATAAATGAAGCAAATCAAGCCCTACCAGATGTAATCAAGAAATTTGAGTTTACACTAGCAAAAAAGAATGAGATCTCTAAATTGGAACATGAAATCCAAACAAGTATGTCTACTGACTCATTTGAAGTCTATATCTTACTTAAGCAAAAACTCAATTCTGCAATTACTACATTTTATGAAGCACTAGAAATGCTTGAAAATACCGGTGTAGTAGTTAAAAGTGTAGAGCAGGGTTTACTTGATTTCCCATCTAAACGATTTGACCAAGAAGTTTGGCTCTGTTGGAAATATGGTGAAACTGAAATAAAATTTTGGCATGAAAAAGATTCTGGATTTATGGGAAGAAAACCCATTGAAGTAAGTGACGAGTCTTTAATTTAG
- a CDS encoding pyridoxamine 5'-phosphate oxidase family protein, translated as MIEFTRDEEVFLQSIEEARIATSHSDIPHVKPVSYIFHNGFIFIATDYQTRTFKNLKINPKTSVTIDIYESGKHKAVCIQGRVEILEKGKEFLDIYKKFEDKFPWVRNEPWKENEAPFLKIISTNKTSWGINKK; from the coding sequence TTGATAGAATTTACCAGAGATGAAGAAGTATTTCTTCAATCTATAGAAGAAGCTAGAATTGCAACATCTCATTCAGATATTCCACATGTAAAGCCAGTATCATATATTTTTCATAATGGATTTATTTTCATTGCAACAGATTATCAAACTAGGACGTTTAAAAATTTGAAGATAAATCCAAAAACAAGTGTAACAATTGATATTTATGAATCAGGAAAGCACAAGGCGGTTTGTATTCAGGGCAGAGTGGAAATATTAGAAAAAGGAAAAGAGTTTTTAGACATATACAAAAAATTTGAAGATAAATTCCCATGGGTTAGAAATGAACCATGGAAAGAAAATGAAGCACCGTTTCTTAAAATTATATCTACAAACAAAACAAGTTGGGGAATAAATAAGAAATAA
- a CDS encoding response regulator — protein MKILHIEDVPEISEVFADILMTKNHHFESATDGKKGLNMVLKNNYDLILLDMCMPNYSGIDFLLDLNDKKSSEIRKVVVVSALELDKYQIKFLKELGVRSTHQKPISVQGLLAQIEPEIAT, from the coding sequence ATGAAAATATTACACATCGAAGATGTTCCAGAAATCAGTGAAGTATTTGCAGATATACTTATGACTAAAAATCATCATTTTGAAAGTGCAACTGATGGAAAAAAAGGCCTGAATATGGTGTTGAAAAATAATTATGATCTAATTTTGCTTGATATGTGCATGCCTAATTATAGTGGGATTGATTTTCTTCTGGATTTAAATGATAAAAAATCCTCTGAAATTAGAAAAGTTGTTGTAGTAAGTGCGCTGGAACTTGATAAATATCAGATTAAATTTCTCAAAGAACTAGGCGTTCGTTCAACACACCAAAAACCAATTTCAGTTCAAGGTCTTTTGGCTCAAATAGAACCTGAAATTGCAACTTAA
- a CDS encoding response regulator, with amino-acid sequence MNGSVILIDDDEDILDLLSEYLLLEDFNIMGTGTDGLQAVNLYAKLKPDFVLMDIAMPNYDGLYGLEHIKKIDSDASVIVLTGNSDKSITQKIMQLKPTMILEKPYPVEKLVSLLKSIKNPIPS; translated from the coding sequence ATGAATGGCTCAGTAATATTAATTGACGACGACGAAGATATACTGGATTTGCTCTCTGAATATCTCCTTCTTGAAGATTTTAATATTATGGGAACTGGCACTGATGGATTACAAGCAGTTAATTTGTATGCTAAATTAAAACCTGATTTTGTATTGATGGATATTGCAATGCCTAATTATGATGGACTGTATGGTCTAGAACACATAAAAAAAATTGATTCAGACGCTTCTGTAATAGTGTTAACTGGAAATAGTGATAAATCAATAACTCAAAAAATTATGCAATTAAAACCAACTATGATTTTAGAAAAACCATATCCCGTTGAAAAACTAGTTAGTCTTTTAAAGTCTATAAAGAATCCTATTCCATCTTGA
- a CDS encoding response regulator, whose product MKKSKRVVIVDDNIDITGVFADIFELTGNKVVGVGHDGRDALELFLKHKPDFIFIDVMMPVMNGIDALKAIKENDPNAKVIMVTADNSTNTIKDLEKLNATAIIFKPFKIEDIINIIEKFED is encoded by the coding sequence GTGAAAAAATCCAAACGAGTAGTAATTGTTGATGATAATATTGACATTACAGGAGTTTTTGCAGATATTTTCGAGTTAACAGGTAACAAGGTAGTAGGGGTAGGTCACGATGGAAGAGATGCTTTAGAGTTATTTCTGAAACACAAACCAGACTTTATTTTCATTGATGTAATGATGCCTGTGATGAATGGGATAGACGCCTTGAAAGCAATTAAAGAAAATGATCCAAACGCCAAGGTAATAATGGTCACCGCGGACAATAGCACAAACACAATAAAGGATCTAGAAAAACTCAATGCAACGGCAATAATTTTCAAGCCGTTTAAAATTGAAGATATTATTAACATCATTGAAAAATTTGAAGATTAA
- a CDS encoding peptidylprolyl isomerase, translating to MSNKIKCSHILVTKQSEAITIYERLKKGEKFGKLAKELSIDSGSAKRDGNLGYFTKGMMVKPFEEAAFKLQIGEMSEPIKSEFGYHIIKRFG from the coding sequence ATGTCAAATAAAATCAAATGTTCTCACATTTTAGTAACAAAACAGAGTGAAGCAATTACAATCTATGAACGTCTAAAAAAAGGTGAAAAATTTGGAAAATTAGCCAAAGAATTATCCATAGATTCAGGCAGTGCAAAAAGAGATGGCAATCTAGGATATTTTACAAAAGGAATGATGGTAAAACCATTCGAAGAGGCTGCATTCAAATTACAAATTGGCGAGATGTCTGAACCAATTAAATCAGAATTTGGATATCACATCATCAAAAGATTCGGATAA